A region from the Lycium barbarum isolate Lr01 chromosome 8, ASM1917538v2, whole genome shotgun sequence genome encodes:
- the LOC132605760 gene encoding UV-B-induced protein At3g17800, chloroplastic-like: protein MDCISSYTKISLSKFPPHQLKKTLSISTPSSILFSPLQSTLSKLQSKKTLVIVASTNNNNNSSSSSSNRSSDDCEFSGLTAPLVPCTPVGKLLSSTLQNEIEWFHEVAEQELMKMSYMRDDTFNRMNLSLCSDEAVLHRRISELRELECRNAVEEVMYMLIVYKFSKIGVHLVPKLSKCMYNGRLEIWPCKDWELESIYSSGILEIVKFHLSAIVGWEDKLNVKDKWALTQAELLRIRVVYAASIRFGYFLKSASLRYDLEQSFDHINSDLDSITTSSNLLFSRSWPLKQKSVLFGHVSDAGSTSGGPVSVIEQENKENLMSYVMSLDHETVQMCTKPKFKETMNLIEKQCAALFGDDCDEVVLTSLASMKRFALEAVAFGSFLWDAEDYVRAFYRLKEN from the exons ATGGACTGTATCTCGTCATACACCAAGATTTCACTATCCAAATTTCCACCTCATCAATTAAAAAAAACCCTTTCAATATCAACACCATCATCAATACTATTTTCTCCATTACAGAGTACTCTGTCCAAGTTACAGAGTAAAAAAACATTGGTCATAGTGGCTAGtactaataacaataataatagtagtagtagtagtagtaataggaGTAGTGATGATTGTGAGTTTAGTGGATTAACTGCACCATTAGTGCCATGTACACCTGTTGGGAAGTTGTTGAGTAGCACGTTACAGAATGAAATAGAGTGGTTTCACGAGGTTGCGGAGCAAGAATTGATGAAGATGAGTTATATGAGGGATGATACCTTTAATCGAATGAATCTCAGCTTGTGCTCTGATGAAGCTGTTCTTCACAG GAGAATTTCTGAGCTGAGAGAGCTGGAATGTCGAAATGCTGTTGAGGAAGTTATGTACATGTTAATAGTTTACAAGTTCTCCAAAATTGGAGTGCACTTGGTTCCTAAGCTCTCCAAATGCATGTACAATGGCAGGCTCGAGATATGGCCCTGTAAGGACTGGGAACTTGAGTCTATCTATAGCTCTGGCATACTGGAAATTGTGAAGTTTCATCTTTCAGCCATTGTAGGATGGGAAGACAAGCTGAACGTAAAAGATAAATGGGCCCTTACTCAAGCCGAGTTGCTCCGTATCCGTGTAGTCTATGCTGCTTCGATTCGTTTTGGATACTTTTTGAAGTCGGCCTCATTGAGGTACGATTTGGAACAGAGTTTTGATCATATCAACTCGGATCTTGATAGTATTACTACATCTAGCAACCTCTTATTTTCAAGGTCATGGCCGTTGAAACAAAAGAGCGTTCTCTTCGGTCATGTGAGTGATGCAGGATCGACATCAGGCGGTCCAGTGTCAGTTATCGAGCAGGAGAACAAAGAAAATCTTATGTCTTATGTTATGAGTCTTGACCATGAAACAGTGCAGATGTGCACAAAACCGAAATTCAAAGAGACGATGAATCTGATTGAGAAGCAGTGTGCTGCGCTTTTTGGCGATGATTGTGACGAAGTAGTTTTAACGTCGTTGGCGAGTATGAAGAGGTTTGCGTTAGAGGCTGTTGCTTTTGGGTCTTTCCTTTGGGATGCAGAAGATTATGTTAGGGCCTTTTATCGACTCAAGGAGAACTAA